The following nucleotide sequence is from Apium graveolens cultivar Ventura chromosome 4, ASM990537v1, whole genome shotgun sequence.
AACTTCTTTCTCTTCAAGTAATGCATAACCTCAAAAGAGATCATAATGTTGTCGGAGATTAGACGCCCAAGTAAAAATGCGCTTTGACTATCCGAGATAATTGTTTCCAACACCTTCTTGAATCTATTAGTAATAACCTTCGTAATGGTCTTCATGATAACATTATAGAGGGAAATTGGCCCCAACTCAGTGGTTGCTTCTTCTTCGGAATAAACACAATGAATGTAGCATTCATATTGTCTACTATCTCACCTGTTAAGAAAAAATTCCTTGTTAACTAAATGACATCCTTGCCTACAAGCGACCAATTCTTCTGAAAGAAAGTCGGGGTCATACCATCTGGCCCCGGAGCTTTGTCAGGATGCATATGGAAGGCTATTTTCTTAACTTCTTCGTCCAATATTGGTTTCAACAAATCAATGTTTTGCTGATCAATCACCAACTTAAAGATATAGTTCAACACTTCTTTTGTTCGTGTGGTACCTGCTGTAAACAACTGCTGAAAATAACTCATAATCTTCTCTTCCAACCCTTCATTCAAGTTGATCCATTCCCCATCATCAGATTTCAACCTCTATATGTGATTGTTTCGTTTTCTTTTATTACATGACGCATGAAAGTATTTTGTATTCTTGTCACCTGCTTGCAACCATAGTTGCTTTGATCTCTGTCGTCAGAATACTTCTTTTTGATCCAAGATTAagttagcctttttctttgtaCTTTCGAACTCAGCAATCGATTAAGGGTCTCGTTTCTGACGTAGCTCCTTCAATTTAATTTTACATTCTTTAATACGCCTCCCAAAACACCCCGTGATTTCTCGACCCCAAACTTCCAAACTCTCTACCCATTTTTTCACTTTCTGGCTGACATTTATATCGACTTAAATCTCAAAGTAGTCACTGAAGTGAGGGTGACATATCAAAAATACCCTTCTAGTTATCGGGGTCTCGATGACACCACTCTAGTTGAGAGTAATGACTTTCCCGTTAGTCATGGACGTTGACTTGACGGGAGAGTGGACGTGGCAGAGATGGTTTGGACAGCATGGATGTAACGGTAAAGTCTGTTGACGTGGCTAAATAGCAACGTCTATATGTCATAGtgcttatacatatataaacTAGGGTTCTTAGAGTTGAATGAACACAAATCAAAATCCTGTGATTTTCTCCCCAATTCCTTCAGTATAGTTGCTACTCATATGTCTAAGTATCAAAGCCCCATGGGTAGAAGTGCGGATAGTTCCTCCTCTGTGCAGTCGGTGAAGAAGGAAGAATACAAAATGTGTTTTTGTGGGAGACGAGCTAGAACATGTGTTTCATGGACTTTAAAAAATCCGGGAAGGCGTTTCTATACTTGTGCCATACCAAAGgtaatattttgattttttttatgtttttttattattGTAAATAATGTTTAAAATTTGTTAATTGTAGGAAGGTGAAGGCTGCCATTTTTTTAATGGTTTGAGGAAGAATTCTGCCCTAGATCAATGGAAGTGATAACTCACTTGAACCACTGGAGAATTTATTTGGAGGAGAAGTTAAAACTTGTTCCAGAAGACTTAGAGGAAAGTGTTGAAAAAAGGAAGATTTTGAAGGAGGAAAGAAATGTGTTGATTGATGCAAGAAGTCAGTTAAAGGATGAGAAGAAAAAGATGAAAAAACAACTCAAGATCTGTGTGCTATTTGCTGTGATGGTGGTTGCATTTGTAATGAATATGAAGTAGTTGGTTTATGATGGCAGTAAAGATGCATGTGTAATGGTAGTTAGGAGTAGTGAATGTAATGGTTTGAATAGATTGTATGGTTGAATGCATTTGTAATGGTTGTAATCAATGAACAGGTTGAATGCATTTGTAATGGTTGTAATCAATGAACAGGTCATATGGACCACCTTTTGGTATAATTTGGGACAAATTAGATAGTCATTTTCACCATGATAATAACAGAAAAATAATATAACAGATACCAAATTGCAAAATAGAAACCATTCATCATAAATAAGTCTTACAAACACAAGTTACATCAGTCTTAAGAGATACCAAATACTTAAACAAAAGTTGCAACAGTTTTAACAATAACAAGTTCAAGAGAAACTTAATAGAATTGGCTTAAATAAAACTTCCAAAAGCAACACTACTTAAAAATTCATTCCCCTAGGTTAATTGGATCTTCTGCAGTATTCTTGAAGCCACTTAACCTTTTTAACTCAGTGCTGAGTCTGAAACCATAACTTCTAGGGGCTGCTGCAGCCCTTGGCCTCTGCTCTGGTTTAGGAGGTGGTGTGTTTGTAGGTGGTGTAGCCCTAGGTGGTCTAAAAGGCACCAAGCCAGGTGTTGGCATGAAAACTACCTTTGTACCTACAGGGCCTCTAAGCTCATCACTGAACCTCACATAATCCTTGCCACTGTTAGACCACTGATCAGCATTTTGGCCTTTAACCAAAGACATTTTCTTCCTTGGAATTTTCTTGAAAGAGGCCAAGGGCTCATCATCTCCAAGCTCAACCATCTGTGCATCTTCTTGTGCTTCAACTTCTGTCACCAACTTCATCTTTTTCTGACTTCCTTCATTGCCTTGAAAGTAGTCATCCTCAAACAACTTCCAAACCTCCTCTGCAACCCTGTCACTAGCATCACTGTCATCATCCAAACTTCCTTCATCTTCTTCTACCAGTTGCTTACCTTTGCCCTTGTATGTGTCCTTTTTGCCTTTTGGATGTTTAGAGCCTGTTTGTGAACCTTGAGTCTGTGGTGCATTTATTGTGATTCCATTAGTAGGTCTTCTCACAGCAAGCTTCTGTCTTGCCACCTCCTTGGCCTTCTTCTTCACGGGTGCACCCTGTGTGTCTTTCTTCTTTCTTGTCTCAGTTGCAGCATCTTTCTCTTTTGTCTGTTCAGGTGTGGCATCTGTATTCTTTGTTGGACACTTGGAGACTCTATGCCCTGGCTGTCGACAATTACTACAATGCATCACTCTTCTGTTGCTATACCTCTGTAGGACAATTCCTTGAGATGGTGTCGCCTTCTGGTGCCACCTTCCCACTCCTCCCTCCTTCTCATTTTCTTTGGTCTTCCTCTGAGTTTCTTGGGAATGTCAGGAGGCAGCATTGTATTCCTCACCTTTCATTGCCTCAAGAGAGTGTTTGTAGCTTTCAAGATATTTCTCCCTTTTATAGTAGTCAGACACATATTCCTGTGGTTGGTGTCTCCTTGAGTGTATAGCAGATATGGCATGTTGGCATGGTATGCCTGTTAGGTCATACATCCTACAATCACATGTGCCCCTCTCCAAATCAACTGTAACTGCCTTTGTTCCACATTTGACTTGAAATTTTCTATCTCCATCCCATGCTGCAGACC
It contains:
- the LOC141717245 gene encoding uncharacterized protein LOC141717245, which codes for MHCSNCRQPGHRVSKCPTKNTDATPEQTKEKDAATETRKKKDTQGAPVKKKAKEVARQKLAVRRPTNGITINAPQTQGSQTGSKHPKGKKDTYKGKGKQLVEEDEGSLDDDSDASDRVAEEVWKLFEDDYFQGNEGSQKKMKLVTEVEAQEDAQMVELGDDEPLASFKKIPRKKMSLVKGQNADQWSNSGKDYVRFSDELRGPVGTKVVFMPTPGLVPFRPPRATPPTNTPPPKPEQRPRAAAAPRSYGFRLSTELKRLSGFKNTAEDPINLGE